A DNA window from uncultured Methanoregula sp. contains the following coding sequences:
- a CDS encoding TATA-box-binding protein — translation MADKKYASLKIENIVASGVIADSIDLAMVSGKIKSCELNTKRFPGAVYRIENPKIASLIFSSGKVVLTGIRDKKALNDGLGIIIKSLKEAGVDTFDEPRVAITNIVCSYDIGKYINLNKVVITLNLENIEYEPEQFPGLVYRIKDPKIVALLFSSGKIILTGGKNLEDIKKGLDFLEQKLESIM, via the coding sequence ATGGCTGATAAAAAGTACGCTTCATTAAAAATTGAGAACATCGTAGCATCAGGAGTCATCGCCGATTCCATTGATCTTGCAATGGTATCCGGCAAGATCAAAAGCTGCGAACTCAATACGAAACGGTTCCCGGGCGCAGTCTACCGGATTGAGAATCCGAAAATTGCATCCCTGATCTTCTCGTCCGGCAAAGTCGTGCTGACAGGAATCCGGGACAAGAAAGCGTTAAACGACGGACTCGGCATAATCATCAAATCCTTAAAAGAGGCCGGTGTCGATACATTCGACGAGCCCCGGGTTGCGATCACCAATATTGTCTGTTCGTACGATATCGGGAAGTACATCAACCTCAACAAGGTCGTCATCACCCTCAACCTCGAGAACATCGAGTACGAACCCGAACAGTTCCCCGGCCTTGTTTACCGGATCAAGGACCCCAAGATCGTTGCACTCCTGTTCTCAAGCGGCAAGATCATCTTAACCGGCGGCAAGAATCTTGAAGATATCAAGAAAGGCCTGGACTTCCTCGAGCAGAAGCTCGAGAGCATAATGTAA
- a CDS encoding AMP-binding protein produces the protein MVRYSITMDDNLTQSIDKSCEKRKISRSDWISEACSTQMSAHAGSPIIGSSTLPSAGPVLSPDHHNIPDYDEMYRNFNIDVPEYFNFGFDIIDAWAHKDRNKLAMIWVNQEGVEKKFTFWDLMRLSNQIVNMLIKYGVNKGDRVLIMLPRVPEWWTFTLGLIKRGAVYCPAPTMLTQKDLKYRINLADIKMVITMQEHADKIDEIAKECPSLTCRMLIDGKRPGWISYPVELDYPAPVSAKLVNLPGMKKTKSTDPLVIFFTSGTTGEPKMVVHEQSYPLGHIVTARFWHDLRMNDLHFTLSDTGWAKSAWGKFYGQWIEGSAIFVYDIRSKFNATEILPLIEKYGVTTFCCPPTIYRMLILADLDKFDFTELRHCVSAGEPLNPEVIKAWKDATGLTIYEGYGQTETVLCIGTFPGMQPKFGSMGRPSPGWKIELHDDHGKPVGLHEEGRIAISTKPRPVGMFREYLNNEDENKKSFIGDWYYTGDKAYKDEDGYLWFIGRDDDVIKASGYRIGPFEVESALIEHPAVQEAAVVGSPDDIRGLIVKAFIILKPDVKPSESLVREIQTHVKNVTAPYKYPRAIEFVDSLPKTISGKIRRNELREREMKKYTSESNNIRKS, from the coding sequence ATGGTGCGATATTCCATCACGATGGACGATAACCTCACGCAGTCTATCGATAAATCCTGCGAGAAGAGAAAAATATCCCGTTCGGACTGGATCTCGGAGGCGTGCTCCACCCAGATGAGTGCCCATGCGGGAAGCCCGATCATCGGCTCATCCACCCTTCCGTCTGCCGGTCCCGTCTTAAGCCCGGATCATCATAACATTCCCGACTATGACGAGATGTACAGGAATTTTAACATCGATGTTCCCGAATATTTCAATTTCGGGTTCGATATCATCGATGCCTGGGCCCACAAGGACCGGAACAAACTTGCAATGATCTGGGTGAACCAGGAAGGTGTGGAGAAGAAGTTCACGTTCTGGGACTTAATGCGCCTCTCGAACCAGATTGTGAACATGCTCATCAAGTACGGCGTCAACAAAGGCGACCGCGTCCTGATCATGCTCCCCCGCGTTCCGGAATGGTGGACATTTACTCTCGGGCTCATCAAGCGTGGTGCAGTTTACTGTCCCGCCCCCACCATGCTCACGCAGAAAGACCTCAAATACCGGATAAACCTTGCCGATATCAAGATGGTCATCACCATGCAGGAGCATGCTGACAAGATCGATGAGATTGCAAAGGAGTGCCCGTCGCTCACCTGCAGGATGCTCATCGATGGAAAGCGGCCCGGCTGGATCAGTTACCCGGTTGAGCTGGATTACCCGGCTCCCGTATCGGCAAAGCTGGTCAACCTGCCCGGCATGAAAAAGACCAAGAGCACAGATCCGCTGGTCATCTTCTTCACCTCGGGAACAACCGGAGAACCCAAGATGGTGGTGCACGAACAGAGCTACCCGCTGGGTCACATCGTCACCGCCCGGTTCTGGCATGACCTGCGCATGAACGATCTGCATTTCACCCTCTCCGACACCGGGTGGGCCAAGAGTGCCTGGGGCAAGTTCTACGGCCAGTGGATTGAAGGATCCGCCATCTTCGTGTACGATATCCGCAGCAAGTTCAATGCAACCGAGATCCTCCCTCTCATTGAGAAGTACGGGGTTACCACGTTCTGCTGCCCGCCGACAATCTACCGGATGCTCATCCTTGCCGATCTCGACAAATTCGATTTCACCGAACTGCGCCACTGCGTGAGTGCCGGAGAACCACTCAATCCGGAAGTGATCAAGGCCTGGAAGGATGCAACGGGTCTCACCATCTACGAAGGGTACGGCCAGACCGAGACCGTGCTCTGTATCGGGACCTTCCCCGGCATGCAGCCTAAGTTCGGGTCCATGGGGAGACCCTCCCCCGGCTGGAAGATCGAGCTTCACGATGATCATGGCAAACCGGTCGGGCTTCATGAAGAAGGCCGGATCGCGATCAGCACAAAACCCCGGCCGGTCGGGATGTTCCGCGAGTACCTCAACAACGAAGATGAGAACAAAAAATCGTTTATCGGCGACTGGTATTACACCGGGGATAAAGCCTACAAGGACGAGGACGGCTATCTCTGGTTCATTGGCCGGGATGACGACGTGATCAAGGCATCCGGCTACCGGATCGGCCCGTTCGAGGTCGAGAGCGCCTTGATCGAACACCCTGCCGTGCAGGAAGCCGCAGTCGTGGGATCCCCCGATGATATCCGCGGCCTGATCGTCAAAGCGTTCATCATCTTAAAACCTGATGTCAAGCCCTCAGAAAGTCTCGTCCGCGAGATCCAGACCCATGTCAAGAACGTGACCGCCCCCTACAAGTATCCCCGGGCCATCGAGTTTGTCGACTCCCTTCCCAAGACCATCTCCGGCAAGATCCGGAGAAACGAGCTCCGCGAGCGGGAGATGAAGAAGTATACAAGCGAGAGCAACAACATCAGGAAGTCCTGA
- a CDS encoding AMP-binding protein, translated as MKKSGSSTNSYEKMCESFAIDVPEYYNFGFDVIDAWAKKDRNKLAMIWVNQQGEEKKYSFLDLKNLSNQAANVLLKYGINKGDRVLVMLPRIPEWWIFAIALIKLGAVFAPCPTMLTSRDIKYRINKGKFRMVITDLENAQKVEEICNECPTLTCRFLVDGDRKGWANWPYELLYPAPVSHHAVSIPDGQKTKSTDPMLIYFTSGTTGEPKMVLHDHSYPLGHIITARLWQDLRHNDLHFTVSDTGWAKCAWGKIFGQWIEGACIFVCNFTGKFQATEVLPLLDKYQITTFCCPPTIYRMLILADLDRFDLSSLRHCCSAGEPLNPEVIRVWKEGTGLTIHEGYGQSETVCCVAQFPCIEPRPGSMGKPSPGWTVEIHDDDGKPVPVGEEGRLAIRCDPRPPGLIVEYVDNPEENKKSFVNGWYYTGDKVRSDDDGYFWFVGRDDDVIKSSGYRIGPFEVESALIEHPAVQEAAVVGSPDRIRGLIVKAFVVLNSGTEPSESLVRELKNYVKRTTAPYKYPREIEFVRDLPKTISGKIKRNELRAAEIKKYQDKN; from the coding sequence ATGAAGAAGAGCGGGAGCAGCACCAACAGTTACGAGAAGATGTGCGAATCATTCGCAATCGATGTCCCTGAGTATTACAACTTCGGGTTCGATGTGATCGATGCCTGGGCGAAAAAAGACCGCAACAAACTTGCGATGATCTGGGTAAACCAGCAGGGAGAGGAGAAGAAATACAGTTTCCTGGATCTTAAAAATCTCTCCAACCAGGCGGCAAACGTACTCCTGAAATACGGGATAAACAAAGGGGATCGTGTTCTGGTGATGCTCCCCCGCATCCCCGAATGGTGGATCTTTGCAATAGCGCTCATCAAGCTGGGTGCAGTATTCGCACCCTGTCCCACCATGCTCACCTCCCGCGACATCAAGTACCGGATCAACAAGGGAAAGTTCCGGATGGTTATTACGGATCTGGAGAATGCCCAGAAAGTGGAGGAGATCTGCAATGAATGCCCTACCCTGACCTGCCGGTTCCTGGTGGATGGCGACCGGAAAGGCTGGGCAAACTGGCCTTATGAACTCCTCTACCCGGCACCGGTCTCGCATCATGCCGTAAGTATTCCCGATGGCCAGAAGACCAAAAGCACGGATCCGATGCTGATCTATTTCACGTCCGGGACCACGGGGGAGCCCAAGATGGTCCTCCACGATCACAGCTACCCGCTTGGCCATATCATAACAGCCCGGCTCTGGCAGGATCTCAGGCATAACGACCTCCACTTCACGGTCTCCGATACCGGGTGGGCGAAATGCGCATGGGGAAAGATCTTCGGCCAGTGGATCGAAGGTGCCTGCATCTTTGTCTGCAACTTCACCGGCAAGTTCCAGGCAACCGAAGTGCTCCCGCTGCTGGACAAGTACCAGATTACCACCTTCTGCTGTCCTCCGACCATCTACCGGATGCTCATTCTTGCCGACCTGGACCGGTTCGATCTCTCGTCGCTGCGTCACTGCTGCAGTGCGGGCGAGCCCCTGAATCCCGAAGTCATCCGTGTCTGGAAAGAGGGCACCGGCCTGACCATCCACGAGGGGTATGGCCAGAGCGAGACTGTCTGCTGCGTTGCCCAGTTCCCGTGCATCGAACCACGCCCGGGCTCCATGGGAAAACCATCCCCCGGCTGGACGGTGGAGATCCATGATGATGATGGAAAACCTGTGCCCGTCGGGGAAGAAGGCCGGCTGGCAATCCGGTGCGATCCCCGCCCCCCGGGACTCATTGTTGAGTATGTCGACAATCCCGAGGAGAATAAAAAATCGTTTGTCAACGGCTGGTATTATACCGGGGACAAGGTCCGCTCCGATGACGACGGATACTTCTGGTTCGTGGGACGCGATGACGATGTTATCAAAAGCTCGGGGTACCGGATCGGCCCGTTCGAGGTCGAGAGCGCCCTGATCGAACACCCGGCCGTCCAGGAAGCGGCGGTGGTTGGATCCCCGGACCGGATCCGCGGCCTGATCGTCAAGGCGTTTGTCGTGCTCAACAGCGGAACCGAACCATCCGAGTCCCTGGTCCGGGAACTCAAAAATTATGTCAAGAGAACCACTGCCCCCTACAAGTATCCCCGCGAGATTGAGTTTGTCCGGGATCTGCCCAAAACAATTTCCGGCAAGATAAAGAGAAACGAACTCCGGGCCGCTGAGATCAAAAAATACCAGGATAAGAACTAA